A stretch of the Sphingomonas sp. CL5.1 genome encodes the following:
- a CDS encoding ATP-dependent DNA helicase, producing the protein MTVLPYPALHASHSGVWIAEAGKVRAIGRGEAIRIAADTPVILLNAPLIGQRLGYGELSGLDLLELFAFLRPAQFMVPTPKGLAAAAGLEPPENDAAVAPFLLAAAARLLAIPEGDWPEREGAWTAAQTLFRLRWPWAPLLADRIVRPRDAERWLFSRLPEWEEAAPRPMPRTIALDGDAVQERLARLTGANREPRPGQRAYADAAADAFAPRVARESPNLVLAEAGTGIGKTLGYLAPASLWAEQAQGAVWISTYTKALQRQLSHETVRLHPDATVRKARVVTRKGRENYLCLLNLEDALQGGFSGRAAILAQMVARWAAYSADGDMVGGDLPGWLVTLFRRNGTAALTDRRGECVYAGCPHYRKCFIEHAARASVEADIVIANHALVMVNAARGRETATRPTRYVFDEGHHLFDAADAMFSTALTGQEAIELRRWVLGPEGSGRGRRRGLAARLSDVASYDEAGGRAIGDAVTAAQALTSDGWLARLAEGAPFGPVEALLAAVRGVVYARAEQPGDAGYGLETEIAEPPPALIDAAGPAAQALDALLRPLVTLGKRLEAVLAEAPDWMDGQARARIEGAIASLGWRAETVAAWLSLLARIGGPADADFVDWLAVDRIEGREFDIGLHRHWLDPTRPFAEVVLKPAHGALVTSATLTAGGDWHTAEARVGAPHLSMPPERFEAASPFDYAACAEVLIVTDVKRGDQAALANAYARLIEAAGGGTLGLFTAIRRLRGVHAAIADRLARAGLPLHAQHVDPIDTGTLVDIFRDDPHASLLGTDALRDGMDVPGDSLRLVVMEGVPWPKPSVLHAARRLAGGGSAYDDRIVRARLAQAFGRLIRSARDRGAFVLLSAAMPSRQLSAFPPGVAIARVPLDEAIARVRQRLSSGARLGHEAAPADPN; encoded by the coding sequence GTGACCGTTCTCCCTTATCCCGCGCTGCATGCCAGCCATTCCGGCGTGTGGATCGCCGAGGCCGGGAAGGTGCGCGCGATCGGGCGCGGGGAGGCGATCCGCATCGCCGCCGATACGCCGGTGATCCTGCTCAACGCGCCGTTGATCGGGCAGCGACTCGGCTATGGCGAGCTTTCGGGGCTGGACCTGCTGGAGCTGTTCGCTTTCCTGCGGCCGGCGCAATTCATGGTGCCGACGCCCAAGGGGCTCGCCGCCGCCGCCGGGCTGGAGCCGCCCGAGAATGACGCGGCGGTCGCGCCCTTCCTGCTGGCGGCCGCAGCGCGGCTGCTCGCGATTCCCGAGGGCGACTGGCCCGAGCGTGAGGGCGCATGGACCGCTGCGCAAACGCTGTTCCGCCTGCGCTGGCCGTGGGCACCACTGCTCGCCGACCGCATCGTGCGGCCGCGCGATGCGGAGCGCTGGCTGTTCTCACGTCTGCCGGAATGGGAGGAAGCCGCGCCGCGTCCGATGCCGCGCACGATCGCGCTCGACGGCGATGCGGTGCAGGAGCGGCTGGCGCGCCTCACCGGCGCGAACCGCGAGCCGCGCCCCGGCCAGCGCGCTTATGCCGATGCCGCCGCCGATGCCTTCGCCCCGCGAGTCGCGCGCGAATCGCCCAATCTCGTGCTGGCGGAGGCGGGGACGGGGATCGGCAAGACGCTCGGGTATCTCGCCCCCGCCTCGCTGTGGGCGGAGCAGGCGCAGGGCGCGGTGTGGATCAGCACCTATACCAAGGCGCTGCAACGCCAGCTTTCGCACGAGACGGTGCGGCTCCATCCCGATGCGACCGTGCGCAAGGCGCGCGTCGTCACCCGCAAGGGACGCGAGAACTACCTTTGCCTGCTCAACCTGGAGGATGCGTTGCAGGGCGGGTTCTCCGGCCGCGCGGCGATCCTCGCGCAGATGGTGGCGCGCTGGGCGGCCTATAGCGCGGATGGCGACATGGTGGGGGGCGACCTGCCCGGCTGGCTCGTCACCCTGTTCCGCCGCAACGGCACGGCGGCGCTGACCGACCGGCGCGGCGAGTGCGTCTATGCCGGCTGCCCGCATTACCGGAAATGCTTCATCGAGCATGCCGCGCGCGCCTCGGTGGAGGCGGATATCGTCATCGCCAATCATGCCTTGGTGATGGTCAACGCCGCGCGCGGGCGGGAAACCGCGACTCGCCCGACGCGCTACGTGTTCGACGAGGGCCATCACCTGTTCGACGCCGCCGACGCGATGTTCTCCACCGCGCTGACGGGGCAGGAGGCGATCGAGCTGCGCCGCTGGGTGCTCGGCCCGGAGGGAAGCGGGCGGGGGCGGCGGCGTGGGCTGGCGGCGCGATTGTCCGACGTGGCGAGCTATGACGAGGCGGGCGGGCGCGCCATCGGAGACGCGGTGACGGCGGCGCAGGCGCTGACGAGCGACGGCTGGCTGGCGCGGCTGGCGGAGGGCGCGCCGTTCGGCCCGGTCGAGGCGTTGCTCGCGGCGGTGCGCGGCGTGGTCTATGCCCGCGCGGAGCAGCCGGGCGATGCTGGCTATGGGCTAGAGACCGAGATCGCCGAGCCGCCGCCCGCGCTGATCGACGCCGCCGGCCCGGCCGCGCAGGCGCTCGACGCCTTGCTCCGCCCGTTGGTGACGCTCGGCAAACGGCTGGAGGCGGTGCTGGCCGAGGCGCCGGACTGGATGGATGGGCAGGCGCGCGCGCGGATCGAGGGCGCGATCGCCTCGCTCGGCTGGCGCGCGGAGACGGTGGCGGCGTGGCTGTCACTGCTCGCGCGGATCGGCGGGCCGGCCGATGCCGATTTCGTCGACTGGCTGGCGGTGGACCGGATTGAGGGGCGCGAGTTCGACATCGGCCTCCACCGCCACTGGCTCGATCCGACGCGGCCTTTCGCGGAGGTGGTGCTGAAGCCCGCGCACGGCGCGCTCGTCACCTCCGCCACGCTCACCGCCGGGGGCGACTGGCACACTGCGGAGGCGCGGGTCGGCGCGCCGCATCTCTCCATGCCGCCGGAGCGATTCGAGGCGGCCAGCCCGTTCGATTACGCCGCCTGCGCCGAGGTGCTGATCGTCACCGACGTGAAGCGCGGCGATCAGGCCGCGCTCGCCAACGCCTATGCGCGGCTGATCGAGGCGGCGGGCGGCGGCACGCTCGGGCTGTTCACCGCGATCCGCCGGCTGCGCGGCGTCCATGCCGCGATCGCCGACCGGCTGGCGCGCGCCGGCCTGCCGCTCCACGCGCAGCACGTCGATCCGATCGACACGGGCACGTTGGTCGATATCTTCCGTGACGATCCGCACGCCTCGCTGCTCGGCACCGATGCGTTGCGCGACGGCATGGACGTGCCGGGCGATTCGCTGCGGCTGGTGGTGATGGAGGGCGTGCCGTGGCCCAAGCCGAGCGTGCTCCACGCCGCGCGGCGGCTGGCGGGCGGCGGCAGCGCCTATGACGACCGCATCGTGCGCGCGCGGCTGGCGCAGGCGTTCGGGCGGCTGATCCGCTCGGCGCGGGATCGCGGGGCATTCGTGTTGCTCTCGGCGGCGATGCCGTCGCGGCAGCTTTCCGCCTTCCCGCCGGGCGTGGCGATCGCGCGCGTGCCGCTCGACGAAGCGATCGCGCGGGTGCGGCAGCGTCTTTCCTCCGGCGCGCGTCTGGGGCATGAGGCTGCTCCCGCCGACCCGAACTGA
- the sucC gene encoding ADP-forming succinate--CoA ligase subunit beta, translating to MNIHEYQAKELLAKFGVPVPAGYAAMTVDEAVEASKKLPGPLYVVKAQIHAGGRGKGKFKELPADAKGGVRLAKTAEEVRAAAADMLGNTLVTVQTGEHGKQVNRLYVTDGVDIAKEFYLAVLVDRATGRVAFVVSTEGGMDIETVAHDTPEKIHTFDVDPATGFMPHHGRAVANALGLTGDLAKQAEKLASKVYDAFLGTDASQIEINPLAVTDDGKLMVLDAKVGFDGNAMFRHKDLAELRDETEEDPAELEASKYDLAYIKLDGDIGCMVNGAGLAMATMDIIKLNGMFPANFLDVGGGATTEKVTAAFKIILADPAVKGILVNIFGGIMRCDTIAEGIVAAAKEVNLSVPLVVRLEGTNVEQGKAILAGSGLAIVPANDLGDAARKIVAEVKKAA from the coding sequence ATGAACATCCATGAATATCAGGCCAAGGAACTGCTCGCGAAGTTCGGCGTCCCCGTTCCCGCCGGCTATGCCGCGATGACCGTCGACGAGGCGGTCGAGGCTTCGAAGAAGCTTCCGGGGCCGCTCTATGTCGTCAAGGCGCAAATCCACGCCGGCGGCCGCGGCAAGGGCAAGTTCAAGGAGCTGCCGGCCGACGCCAAGGGCGGCGTCCGCCTCGCCAAAACGGCCGAGGAAGTGCGCGCCGCCGCCGCCGACATGCTCGGCAACACGCTCGTCACGGTGCAGACCGGCGAGCACGGCAAGCAGGTCAACCGCCTCTACGTCACTGACGGCGTGGACATCGCCAAGGAATTCTACCTCGCGGTGCTGGTCGATCGCGCCACCGGCCGCGTCGCCTTCGTCGTCTCCACCGAGGGCGGCATGGACATCGAGACGGTCGCACACGACACGCCGGAGAAGATCCATACCTTCGACGTCGATCCCGCGACCGGTTTCATGCCGCATCACGGCCGCGCCGTCGCCAACGCGCTGGGCCTGACCGGCGACCTCGCCAAGCAGGCCGAGAAGCTCGCCTCGAAGGTGTATGACGCCTTCCTCGGCACCGACGCCTCGCAGATCGAGATCAACCCGCTCGCCGTCACCGACGACGGCAAGCTGATGGTGCTCGACGCGAAGGTCGGCTTCGACGGCAATGCGATGTTCCGCCACAAGGACCTCGCCGAGCTGCGCGACGAGACGGAGGAGGACCCGGCCGAGCTGGAAGCCTCCAAATACGATCTCGCCTATATCAAGCTCGACGGCGACATCGGCTGCATGGTGAACGGCGCCGGCCTCGCCATGGCGACGATGGACATCATCAAGCTCAACGGCATGTTCCCGGCCAACTTCCTCGACGTGGGCGGCGGCGCCACCACCGAGAAGGTGACGGCGGCGTTCAAGATCATCCTCGCCGATCCGGCGGTGAAGGGCATCCTCGTCAATATCTTCGGCGGGATCATGCGCTGCGACACGATCGCCGAAGGCATCGTCGCGGCGGCGAAGGAAGTGAACCTCTCGGTGCCGCTGGTCGTGCGGCTCGAGGGCACCAATGTCGAGCAGGGCAAGGCGATCCTCGCCGGCTCCGGCCTCGCGATCGTCCCGGCCAACGATCTGGGCGATGCGGCGAGGAAGATCGTCGCCGAGGTGAAGAAGGCGGCCTAA
- a CDS encoding electron transfer flavoprotein subunit beta/FixA family protein — MKVLVPVKRVLDYNVKPRVKADGSGVDLANVKMSMNPFDEIAVEEAIRLKEKGVATEIVAVSIGEAKCQETLRTALAMGADRAILVQTDEKAEPLAIAKILAKIAGEEQPGLIILGKQAIDDDNNQTGQMLAGLLGWGQGTFASKVEVSGETVKVTREVDGGLETDSFKLPAIVTTDLRLNEPRYASLPNIMKAKSKPLATKSPADYGVDVAPRLTTLKVVEPPKRTAGVKVADVDELVAKLKAMGVAK; from the coding sequence ATGAAGGTGCTGGTTCCGGTCAAGCGAGTGCTTGACTATAATGTGAAGCCTCGCGTGAAGGCGGACGGGTCGGGCGTCGACCTCGCCAACGTGAAGATGTCGATGAACCCGTTCGACGAGATCGCGGTCGAGGAAGCGATCCGCCTGAAGGAAAAGGGCGTCGCGACCGAGATCGTCGCGGTGTCGATCGGCGAGGCGAAGTGCCAGGAGACGCTGCGCACCGCGCTGGCGATGGGCGCGGACCGCGCGATCCTCGTCCAGACCGACGAGAAGGCCGAGCCGCTGGCGATCGCCAAGATCCTCGCGAAGATCGCGGGCGAGGAGCAGCCGGGCCTCATCATCCTCGGCAAGCAGGCGATCGACGACGACAACAACCAGACCGGCCAGATGCTCGCCGGCCTGCTCGGCTGGGGTCAGGGCACCTTCGCGTCGAAGGTCGAGGTTTCGGGCGAGACGGTGAAGGTCACGCGCGAGGTCGACGGCGGGCTTGAGACGGATTCGTTCAAGCTCCCGGCGATCGTCACCACCGATCTGCGCCTCAACGAGCCGCGCTACGCCTCGCTGCCGAACATCATGAAGGCCAAGTCAAAGCCGCTCGCGACCAAGTCGCCGGCCGATTACGGCGTCGATGTCGCGCCGCGCCTCACCACGCTCAAGGTGGTCGAGCCGCCGAAGCGCACCGCCGGCGTGAAGGTCGCCGATGTCGATGAGCTGGTCGCGAAACTCAAGGCGATGGGAGTGGCGAAGTGA
- a CDS encoding electron transfer flavoprotein subunit alpha/FixB family protein: MKTLVWVEHDGSAVKDATLSAVTAASKLGEVHLLVAGQGVGAVADQAAKIAGVGKVHVADDAAYAHALAENVAPLVVELMGHHDAFAVPATSNGKNIAPRVAALLDVMQISDVLSVEGPDTFTRPIYAGNAIATVQTKDAKKVITVRGTAFEKAAPEGGSGTVEAVAATGDKGLSTFEGQEIAKSERPELTSAKIIVSGGRALQNSENFHAIIEPLADKLGAGVGASRAAVDAGYVPNDYQVGQTGKIVAPEVYIAIGISGAIQHLAGMKDSKTIIAINKDEDAPIFQVADIGLVGDLFKVVPELTQKL; this comes from the coding sequence GTGAAGACGCTCGTTTGGGTCGAACATGACGGCAGTGCCGTCAAGGACGCCACGCTCTCCGCGGTAACCGCCGCGTCGAAGCTGGGCGAGGTGCATCTGCTGGTCGCCGGGCAGGGCGTCGGCGCGGTGGCCGATCAGGCCGCGAAGATCGCGGGCGTCGGCAAGGTGCATGTCGCGGACGACGCGGCTTACGCCCACGCGCTGGCCGAGAATGTCGCGCCGCTGGTCGTCGAGCTGATGGGCCACCATGACGCGTTCGCCGTCCCCGCCACCAGCAACGGCAAGAACATCGCGCCGCGCGTCGCCGCGCTGCTCGATGTGATGCAGATCAGCGACGTGCTGTCGGTCGAGGGGCCGGACACGTTCACGCGCCCGATCTACGCCGGCAACGCAATCGCGACGGTGCAGACCAAGGACGCCAAGAAGGTCATCACCGTGCGCGGCACCGCGTTCGAGAAGGCCGCGCCGGAAGGCGGCTCGGGTACGGTCGAGGCGGTCGCGGCGACCGGCGACAAGGGTCTCTCGACCTTCGAGGGCCAGGAGATCGCCAAGTCGGAGCGCCCCGAACTCACCTCGGCGAAGATCATCGTCTCCGGCGGCCGCGCGCTCCAGAACAGCGAGAACTTCCACGCGATCATCGAGCCGCTCGCCGACAAGCTCGGCGCAGGCGTCGGCGCGAGCCGCGCGGCGGTGGATGCGGGTTATGTGCCGAACGACTATCAGGTCGGCCAGACCGGCAAGATCGTCGCGCCGGAAGTCTATATCGCGATCGGCATCTCCGGCGCGATCCAGCACCTTGCCGGCATGAAGGACTCCAAGACCATCATCGCCATCAACAAGGACGAGGACGCCCCGATCTTCCAGGTCGCCGACATCGGCCTGGTCGGCGACCTGTTCAAGGTGGTGCCGGAGCTGACGCAGAAGCTGTGA
- a CDS encoding helix-turn-helix domain-containing GNAT family N-acetyltransferase translates to MEATTQLVEDIRDVSRAIVRQWGFMGGSFAGTELSPSAVHALIEIERGDLTARDLGTRLRLEKSSVSRMLRKLIDAGDISEEAGEDDGRMKILSLTPEGKRRVAAIHAFADAQVIEALGRLRPEQARAVLEGLRLYASALTGEGAAGAPPAIAIARGYRTGLVARVTEMHALYYSRETGFGQHFESVVATGLADLCNRLENPRNAIWSALRGEEVVGSISIDGEDLGGDIAHLRYFIAADDARGAGVGRRLLCAAMTFVDEQDFAETHLWTVSGLAAARHLYESFGFTCVEQWSGRQWGPEMTEQRFVRPRQHG, encoded by the coding sequence ATGGAAGCCACCACGCAATTGGTCGAGGATATACGCGACGTATCGCGTGCGATCGTGCGTCAGTGGGGCTTCATGGGTGGGAGCTTCGCGGGGACCGAGCTTTCGCCATCCGCCGTCCACGCGCTGATCGAGATCGAGCGCGGCGACCTCACCGCACGTGATCTCGGCACGCGCCTGCGCCTCGAAAAATCCAGCGTGAGCAGGATGTTGCGGAAGCTCATCGACGCAGGTGACATCAGCGAGGAAGCGGGCGAGGACGACGGCCGCATGAAAATCCTCTCGCTCACCCCGGAAGGAAAGCGCCGCGTCGCGGCGATCCATGCCTTTGCCGATGCGCAGGTGATCGAGGCGCTCGGGCGGCTGCGGCCGGAGCAGGCGCGCGCCGTTCTGGAGGGGTTGCGCCTCTACGCAAGCGCGCTCACCGGTGAGGGCGCCGCGGGGGCGCCTCCCGCCATCGCCATCGCGCGCGGCTATCGCACCGGGCTGGTCGCGCGGGTCACGGAGATGCACGCGCTTTATTATTCCCGCGAAACCGGCTTCGGCCAGCATTTCGAGAGCGTCGTGGCGACCGGCCTCGCGGACCTGTGCAACAGGCTGGAAAACCCGCGCAACGCCATCTGGTCGGCGCTGCGCGGAGAAGAGGTGGTCGGCTCGATCTCGATCGACGGCGAGGATCTCGGCGGCGACATCGCGCATTTGCGGTATTTCATCGCGGCGGACGATGCGCGCGGCGCTGGAGTCGGGCGCAGGTTGCTCTGCGCCGCGATGACCTTCGTCGACGAGCAGGATTTCGCTGAAACCCATTTGTGGACAGTAAGCGGTCTGGCGGCGGCGCGGCACCTCTACGAGAGCTTCGGCTTCACCTGCGTCGAGCAATGGTCCGGCCGGCAATGGGGGCCGGAGATGACCGAGCAGCGCTTCGTCCGGCCACGCCAACACGGATGA
- a CDS encoding alpha/beta fold hydrolase: MILPLLLATAPAQSAPPPAPPPVAAGQWPTQEGDFLIRDFTFRSGEKLAELKLHYTTLGTPHRNAAGEIDNAVMVLHGTGGTGRQFLQPQFADELYGAGRPLDITRYFIILPDNIGHGGSSKPSDGMRMAFPHYDYDDMVAAQHRLLAEHFGIRKMRLIMGTSMGCMHSFIWAETYPDYARALMPMACEPVRIAGLNRMWRQLAIDAIEQDPAWHGGNYTSQPAQGVRGAASLLFIAGSAPLYLQSAYPTRDAAVSYAREKVAGSIRGIDANDLIYQLDSSRTYDPWPKLETITAPMTWINSADDFINPRNLDFPNQAVKRMPHTRFRLIAESADTRGHGTHTWAKFWKQDLADLLARTAP, translated from the coding sequence ATGATCCTCCCGCTGCTTCTCGCCACCGCGCCGGCGCAATCCGCGCCACCGCCCGCTCCGCCTCCCGTGGCCGCCGGGCAATGGCCCACGCAGGAAGGCGATTTCCTCATCCGCGATTTCACCTTCCGTTCGGGAGAGAAGCTGGCCGAACTGAAGCTCCACTACACCACGCTCGGTACCCCGCATCGCAACGCGGCGGGCGAGATCGACAATGCGGTGATGGTGCTCCACGGCACTGGCGGCACGGGCAGGCAATTCCTCCAGCCGCAATTCGCCGACGAGCTGTACGGCGCCGGCCGACCGCTCGACATCACGCGCTATTTCATCATCCTGCCCGACAATATCGGGCACGGCGGCTCCTCCAAACCGTCTGACGGGATGCGCATGGCCTTCCCGCATTACGACTATGACGACATGGTCGCGGCGCAGCACCGGCTGCTCGCCGAGCATTTCGGCATCCGCAAGATGCGCCTCATCATGGGCACGTCGATGGGCTGCATGCACAGCTTCATCTGGGCGGAGACCTATCCCGATTACGCCCGCGCGCTGATGCCGATGGCGTGCGAGCCGGTGCGGATCGCGGGACTCAACCGCATGTGGCGACAGCTAGCGATCGACGCGATCGAGCAGGACCCGGCGTGGCACGGCGGCAATTACACCAGCCAGCCGGCGCAGGGCGTGCGCGGCGCGGCCTCGCTGCTGTTCATCGCCGGCAGCGCGCCGCTCTACCTCCAGTCGGCCTATCCCACCCGCGACGCGGCGGTATCCTATGCGCGCGAGAAAGTGGCCGGATCGATCAGGGGAATCGACGCCAACGACCTGATCTATCAGCTCGATTCATCCCGCACCTATGATCCGTGGCCGAAGCTGGAGACGATCACGGCGCCGATGACGTGGATCAATTCGGCCGACGATTTCATCAACCCGCGCAATCTCGATTTTCCGAATCAGGCGGTGAAGCGGATGCCCCACACCCGTTTCCGCCTGATCGCGGAAAGCGCCGACACGCGCGGGCATGGCACGCACACCTGGGCGAAGTTCTGGAAACAGGATCTCGCCGATCTCCTGGCGCGTACCGCGCCCTGA
- a CDS encoding peptidylprolyl isomerase has translation MRALFLLAALLLSLPAAAQRADRATPGFVRVRLETALGNIVLALDARHAPISTDNFMRYVDDGRFDGISFYRVARSKLAPKFGFIQSGIRTDARRFLDTIAHEPTSKTGIRHLDMTISMARRGEPGSANGNWFITVGAMPSMDASPGHPGYAAFGRVVGGQDVVRRILAQPTGGGMGGTLLMKPVYVRRAVRLDGVAKPTGRPRPWIIEGRKDG, from the coding sequence ATGCGCGCCCTGTTCCTGCTCGCCGCCCTGCTCCTCTCCCTCCCCGCCGCCGCGCAGCGCGCGGATCGCGCGACGCCCGGCTTCGTGCGGGTGCGGCTGGAGACGGCGCTGGGCAATATCGTGCTGGCGCTGGACGCCAGGCACGCGCCGATCTCGACCGACAATTTCATGCGCTACGTCGACGACGGGCGATTCGACGGGATCAGCTTCTATCGCGTCGCGCGCAGCAAGCTGGCGCCGAAGTTCGGCTTCATCCAATCCGGCATCCGCACCGACGCGCGGCGCTTCCTCGACACGATCGCCCACGAGCCGACCAGCAAGACCGGCATCCGCCATCTCGACATGACGATCTCGATGGCACGGCGCGGGGAGCCGGGATCGGCCAATGGCAACTGGTTCATCACCGTCGGCGCGATGCCGTCGATGGACGCCAGCCCCGGCCATCCCGGGTACGCCGCGTTCGGACGCGTCGTCGGCGGGCAGGATGTGGTGCGCCGTATCCTCGCGCAGCCGACCGGCGGCGGGATGGGCGGGACGCTGCTGATGAAGCCGGTCTATGTCCGCCGCGCGGTGCGGCTCGACGGGGTAGCGAAGCCGACCGGTCGCCCGCGTCCGTGGATCATCGAGGGGCGCAAGGACGGATGA
- a CDS encoding acylphosphatase, producing MMRRRLVITGRVQGVFYRDWFVAEMRRLGVRGWVRNRLDRSVEAVVEGSEEAIAAAIARARQGSPAAHVDDVVVSDDAPADLPETFAKRPTV from the coding sequence ATGATGCGTCGCCGCCTCGTCATCACCGGCCGGGTGCAGGGCGTATTCTATCGCGACTGGTTCGTCGCCGAGATGCGCCGGCTGGGCGTGCGCGGCTGGGTGCGCAACCGGCTCGACCGTTCAGTGGAGGCGGTGGTCGAGGGGAGCGAGGAAGCCATTGCCGCCGCGATCGCGCGGGCGCGCCAGGGTTCTCCGGCGGCGCACGTCGACGATGTCGTGGTGAGCGACGACGCGCCGGCCGACTTGCCCGAAACCTTCGCGAAGCGCCCGACCGTCTGA
- a CDS encoding MAPEG family protein: MLLPVTLVLAAACGLINLWLGLRLVRGRMQGVMLGDGGKPEMLAGMRAHANFAEYAPFVLILTGLIELARGPSLWLWVLTVVFVIARIAHPIGIMRPAPNPLRATGAVGTWIVTAILAGWALTIAYQANSATAPSGPAIEMAPPQG, from the coding sequence ATGCTGCTTCCGGTAACGCTGGTGCTGGCCGCCGCCTGCGGGCTGATCAACCTGTGGCTGGGGCTGCGGCTGGTGCGCGGGCGGATGCAGGGGGTAATGCTCGGCGACGGCGGTAAGCCGGAGATGCTGGCGGGAATGCGCGCCCACGCCAATTTCGCCGAATATGCGCCGTTCGTGCTGATCCTCACCGGGTTGATCGAGCTGGCGCGAGGACCATCGCTGTGGCTGTGGGTCCTGACGGTGGTGTTCGTCATCGCCCGCATCGCGCATCCGATCGGGATCATGCGCCCCGCGCCGAATCCGCTCCGCGCGACGGGCGCGGTGGGGACATGGATCGTCACCGCGATCCTCGCTGGCTGGGCGCTGACGATCGCTTATCAGGCGAACAGCGCCACCGCGCCGAGCGGCCCGGCGATCGAGATGGCGCCGCCGCAGGGCTGA
- the rpmF gene encoding 50S ribosomal protein L32, which yields MAVPKRKTSPSRRGMRRAHDALSVEAFQECPNCGELKRPHNLCPSCGHYNGREVVSVEG from the coding sequence ATGGCCGTCCCCAAGCGAAAGACTTCCCCCTCCCGCCGTGGCATGCGCCGCGCGCACGATGCGCTCTCGGTGGAGGCGTTCCAAGAATGCCCGAACTGCGGCGAGTTGAAGCGCCCGCATAATCTTTGCCCGTCCTGCGGCCATTACAACGGACGCGAAGTCGTTTCCGTCGAGGGCTGA
- the plsX gene encoding phosphate acyltransferase PlsX produces the protein MSDSSWIAVDAMGGDEGLAVMLAGVARARRQFEGMKFLLVGDEAAIRDGLKTHPNLSNNAEIVHAPDVVGSSETAGKALRRARTTSMGIAIDCVKQGRAGAAVSSGNTGALMAMAKLALRTMPGIDRPALAAMLPSLGDNDVVMLDLGANTECDARNLMQFAVMGAAYARTTLDLASPRVALLNIGSEDQKGTEEIRDAAQGLRDATHLPMRFTGFIEGDQIARGHVDVIVCDGFSGNIALKTAEGTARFVADLLKRAFTSSVRSKIGFLISRPATQLLRDHLDPNNHNGAVFLGLNGLVLKSHGGANELGVATAIGNAAKMVKADLARRIAEDLGNFEKQAA, from the coding sequence ATGTCCGACAGTTCCTGGATCGCCGTCGATGCGATGGGCGGTGACGAAGGGCTGGCGGTCATGCTTGCGGGCGTGGCGCGCGCGCGCCGCCAGTTCGAGGGGATGAAGTTCCTGCTCGTCGGCGACGAGGCGGCGATTCGCGACGGGCTGAAGACGCATCCGAACCTCAGCAACAATGCCGAGATCGTCCACGCCCCCGACGTCGTCGGGTCGAGCGAGACGGCCGGCAAGGCGCTGCGCCGCGCGCGGACGACCTCGATGGGCATCGCGATCGACTGCGTGAAGCAGGGCCGCGCGGGCGCCGCGGTGTCCTCCGGCAACACCGGGGCGCTGATGGCGATGGCGAAGCTGGCGCTGCGCACCATGCCGGGAATCGACCGGCCAGCGCTGGCGGCGATGCTGCCCTCGCTCGGCGACAATGACGTGGTGATGCTCGATCTCGGCGCGAATACCGAGTGCGATGCGCGCAACCTCATGCAGTTCGCGGTGATGGGCGCTGCCTACGCCCGCACCACCCTGGACCTCGCCAGCCCGCGCGTCGCGCTGCTCAACATCGGCAGCGAGGACCAGAAGGGCACCGAGGAGATTCGCGACGCCGCGCAGGGCCTGCGCGACGCGACTCACCTGCCGATGCGCTTTACCGGCTTCATCGAGGGCGACCAGATCGCGCGCGGCCATGTCGACGTGATCGTGTGCGACGGCTTCTCCGGCAATATCGCGCTCAAGACCGCCGAGGGCACCGCGCGATTCGTCGCGGACCTGCTCAAGCGCGCCTTCACCTCCTCGGTGCGCTCGAAGATCGGCTTCCTGATCTCGCGCCCGGCGACGCAATTGCTGCGCGACCATCTCGATCCCAACAATCACAACGGCGCGGTCTTCCTCGGCCTCAACGGGCTGGTGCTGAAGAGCCACGGCGGCGCGAACGAGCTGGGCGTGGCGACGGCGATCGGCAATGCGGCCAAGATGGTGAAGGCCGATCTCGCGCGGCGCATCGCCGAGGACCTCGGCAATTTCGAAAAGCAGGCGGCATGA